From Streptomyces chrestomyceticus JCM 4735, one genomic window encodes:
- a CDS encoding LPXTG cell wall anchor domain-containing protein: MNDSRTSASSSSSATSYALSGGAGRGARRRVRSAVTAGLLVAVALPALSLTGTAHAEERTPQASAPSAAPEAGRTAPKPVPETSSPSASRPSAEPSRAPHPVPSASRVPGQGSGGTDAAQPSGDSSAKPAPAPSHAKKDELAETGTSTTTNVALGAGAALLIAGGGGAVYAARRRNSAA, translated from the coding sequence GTGAACGACTCTCGTACCTCCGCCTCGTCCTCCTCGTCCGCCACCTCGTACGCGCTGTCCGGCGGCGCCGGGCGCGGGGCCCGCCGCAGGGTACGGAGCGCCGTGACCGCCGGGCTGCTGGTCGCGGTCGCCCTGCCCGCGCTCTCCCTGACCGGTACGGCACACGCCGAAGAGCGGACCCCGCAGGCGAGCGCCCCCAGCGCCGCCCCGGAGGCGGGCCGCACCGCCCCCAAGCCGGTCCCCGAGACGAGCAGTCCGTCCGCCTCGCGCCCGAGCGCCGAGCCCAGCCGCGCGCCGCACCCCGTGCCGAGCGCGAGCAGGGTGCCCGGCCAGGGCTCCGGCGGCACCGATGCCGCCCAGCCGTCCGGCGACTCCTCCGCGAAGCCCGCCCCCGCGCCCTCGCACGCCAAGAAGGACGAACTCGCCGAGACCGGCACCTCCACCACCACCAACGTGGCGCTGGGCGCCGGAGCCGCCCTGTTGATCGCCGGGGGCGGTGGTGCCGTGTACGCCGCCCGCCGCCGCAACAGCGCCGCCTGA
- a CDS encoding aminoglycoside phosphotransferase family protein, translating to MPTVPNPVAWARSRAGGEITEVRDVSRQRTGARVWELTRADAARFFLKVAPTPDRYTRETHAYRHAVPALGHAHAPVLVDSDPGRLALLLTAAPGTGVSDAAPGRADRTEVYRQAGGLLRRLHDACGPGGAAGPVGGVDRWAAERHAAAEAQVAELSDAGVLDAAERRFILDRAAVLHLLPPLPAGFLHGDVGAHHFLWDAAGRRLALAGFAQARLGCAAEDLVRVAYGACLRDPGLRAAFLRGYGRELTDAERYALPALAALDAAETWARGVRTGDEDAVGRARGVVGALMDGVGLRV from the coding sequence GTGCCAACCGTCCCGAACCCCGTCGCCTGGGCCCGCAGCCGGGCCGGCGGTGAGATCACCGAGGTGCGCGACGTCTCGCGGCAGCGGACCGGCGCGCGGGTGTGGGAGCTGACGCGCGCGGACGCGGCCCGGTTCTTCCTCAAGGTGGCGCCGACGCCGGACCGCTACACGCGCGAGACGCACGCGTACCGGCACGCCGTCCCCGCCCTCGGCCACGCGCACGCGCCGGTCCTCGTAGACAGCGACCCGGGCCGTCTCGCGCTGCTGCTCACCGCCGCGCCGGGGACCGGTGTGTCCGACGCCGCGCCGGGCCGTGCCGACCGTACGGAGGTGTACCGGCAGGCGGGCGGGCTGCTGCGCCGTCTGCACGACGCGTGCGGCCCGGGAGGCGCGGCGGGCCCGGTGGGCGGCGTGGACCGGTGGGCCGCCGAGCGGCACGCCGCCGCCGAGGCGCAGGTGGCCGAGCTGTCGGACGCGGGCGTGCTGGACGCGGCGGAGCGGCGGTTCATTCTGGACCGGGCCGCGGTGCTCCACCTGCTCCCGCCGCTGCCCGCGGGCTTCCTGCACGGCGACGTCGGCGCGCACCACTTCCTGTGGGACGCGGCGGGCCGGCGCCTGGCGCTCGCCGGGTTCGCGCAGGCGCGGCTCGGGTGCGCGGCGGAGGATCTCGTACGGGTGGCGTACGGCGCGTGCCTGCGCGATCCGGGCCTGCGCGCCGCCTTCCTGCGCGGTTACGGGCGGGAGCTGACGGACGCGGAGCGGTACGCGCTGCCGGCGCTCGCCGCGCTGGACGCCGCGGAGACGTGGGCGCGCGGTGTGCGGACGGGGGACGAGGACGCCGTCGGGCGGGCCCGGGGGGTGGTGGGGGCGCTGATGGACGGTGTTGGGTTGCGGGTATGA
- a CDS encoding type II toxin-antitoxin system VapB family antitoxin — MIFKRIGNGRPYPDHGRESTRQWADVAPRPVRLDQLVTTKQQLDLETLLAEDSTFYGDLFAHVVKWQGDLYLEDGLHRAVRAALQQRQVLHARVLELG; from the coding sequence GTGATCTTCAAGCGCATCGGAAATGGGCGGCCGTACCCGGACCACGGCCGGGAAAGCACCCGCCAGTGGGCGGACGTCGCCCCTCGTCCGGTACGCCTCGACCAGTTGGTGACGACCAAGCAGCAGCTCGACCTGGAGACGCTGCTCGCCGAGGACTCCACCTTCTACGGCGACCTCTTCGCCCATGTCGTGAAGTGGCAGGGCGACCTCTACCTGGAGGACGGGCTGCACCGCGCCGTGCGCGCCGCCCTCCAGCAGCGCCAGGTGCTGCACGCCCGCGTCCTGGAACTGGGCTGA
- the rpmF gene encoding 50S ribosomal protein L32 yields MAVPKRKMSRSNTRHRRAQWKARTPALVPVTVDGSVYQVPRRLVKAYRLGLLRPED; encoded by the coding sequence ATGGCCGTTCCCAAGCGGAAGATGTCCCGCAGCAACACCCGCCACCGCCGCGCCCAGTGGAAGGCCCGCACGCCCGCCCTGGTCCCGGTGACCGTGGACGGTTCCGTCTACCAGGTGCCGCGCCGCCTGGTGAAGGCGTACCGGCTCGGCCTGCTGCGCCCGGAGGACTGA
- a CDS encoding GTP-binding protein produces MTPSPPPAGPLPVTVLSGFLGAGKTTLLNHVLHHRAGLRVAVIVNDMSEISIDAALVRGGRAALSRTEERLVEMVNGCICCTLRDDLLEEVARLAREGRFDHLLIESSGISEPLPVAATFAFPRDDGATLNDLARLDTMVTVVDAANFHEELAGGDGLAERGLAPYEDDERTVSDLLVDQVEFADVIVVNKLDLVDEARAACLRAALTRLNPAARIVPARHGRVAPAELLGTGRFDLERAQQAPGWVRELNGDHVPETEEYGISSTVFRAARPFHPGRLWTFVTEGMDSGAYGEILRSKGFFRLAGRPRVTGLWSQAGSVARFEPTGVHAPDGDGRDAPAGSGDAQELVFIGTGLRAAALHAALGDCLVTDAETRTEAYGADPFPAWDTYGVDDGCDHEGEPAWAGG; encoded by the coding sequence ATGACCCCGTCGCCGCCCCCGGCCGGCCCGCTGCCCGTCACCGTGCTCTCCGGATTCCTCGGCGCGGGCAAGACCACGCTGCTCAACCACGTCCTGCACCACCGGGCGGGGCTGCGCGTCGCCGTGATCGTCAACGACATGAGCGAGATCAGCATCGACGCCGCGCTCGTCCGCGGCGGCCGGGCCGCGCTGTCCCGCACCGAGGAACGCCTGGTCGAGATGGTCAACGGGTGCATCTGCTGCACCTTGCGCGACGACCTCCTCGAAGAGGTCGCCCGGCTGGCCCGGGAGGGCCGCTTCGACCACCTGCTCATCGAGTCCAGCGGCATCTCCGAGCCGCTGCCGGTGGCCGCCACCTTCGCGTTCCCGCGCGACGACGGCGCGACGCTCAACGACCTCGCTCGGCTGGACACCATGGTCACCGTGGTCGACGCCGCGAACTTCCACGAGGAACTGGCGGGCGGCGACGGCCTCGCCGAGCGCGGCCTCGCCCCGTACGAGGACGACGAGCGGACCGTCAGCGACCTGCTGGTCGACCAGGTCGAGTTCGCCGACGTCATCGTGGTCAACAAGCTCGACCTGGTGGACGAGGCGCGGGCCGCCTGCCTGCGGGCCGCCCTCACCCGGCTGAATCCGGCGGCCCGGATCGTCCCCGCCCGGCACGGCCGGGTGGCGCCCGCCGAGCTCCTGGGCACCGGCCGCTTCGACCTGGAGCGCGCCCAGCAGGCACCCGGCTGGGTCAGGGAGCTGAACGGCGACCACGTACCGGAGACCGAGGAGTACGGGATCTCCAGCACGGTCTTCCGCGCCGCGCGCCCCTTCCACCCCGGCCGGCTCTGGACCTTCGTCACGGAGGGCATGGACAGCGGTGCGTACGGGGAAATCCTGCGGTCCAAAGGTTTCTTCCGGCTCGCCGGGCGCCCGCGCGTGACCGGCCTGTGGTCGCAGGCGGGCTCCGTCGCCCGCTTCGAGCCGACGGGCGTCCACGCCCCGGACGGAGACGGCCGGGACGCCCCCGCCGGGAGCGGGGACGCCCAGGAGCTGGTCTTCATCGGGACCGGGCTGCGGGCCGCAGCCCTGCACGCCGCCCTCGGGGACTGCCTCGTCACGGACGCCGAGACGCGTACGGAGGCGTACGGCGCCGACCCGTTCCCGGCCTGGGACACGTACGGCGTGGACGACGGCTGCGACCACGAGGGCGAACCGGCGTGGGCGGGCGGCTGA
- a CDS encoding Fur family transcriptional regulator, whose product MGGRLTRQRAAVLRVLAGCQDFVSAQELHLRLDAADVPVGLSTVYRALHALERTGQVDVVRDEAGERLYRPRPADGHRHYLLCRRCGRSRPLDSDVVERWAERVGAESGFSAVEHTVELSGICARCTGARA is encoded by the coding sequence GTGGGCGGGCGGCTGACCCGACAGCGCGCCGCCGTGCTGCGCGTCCTGGCCGGGTGCCAAGACTTCGTCTCGGCACAGGAGTTGCACCTGCGCCTGGACGCCGCCGACGTACCCGTCGGCCTGTCCACCGTCTACCGGGCCCTGCACGCCCTGGAGCGGACCGGACAGGTCGACGTCGTACGGGACGAGGCGGGCGAGCGCCTCTACCGGCCGCGGCCCGCCGACGGGCACCGCCACTACCTGCTCTGCCGCCGCTGCGGCCGCAGCCGCCCGCTGGACTCCGACGTGGTGGAGCGCTGGGCGGAGCGGGTGGGCGCGGAGAGCGGCTTCAGCGCCGTCGAGCACACCGTGGAACTCAGCGGCATCTGCGCCCGCTGCACCGGGGCACGCGCGTAA
- a CDS encoding purine-cytosine permease family protein: MKHPAPGAGPAGSGAPHPAATAGTGPHAGSGGPAHHLVEGRTIDAVPETERHGRPRDLFAVWFAANISPLTIVSGTIAPLVFGLGLWPAVAAVTLGNLLGGFLMALHAAQGPRLGVPQMIQSRGQFGSHGSLLVTLVVVFMYAGWFASNLVIAGQALNRSVPAVDTSGWLVLCALAGLVVAVVGYRLIHRVGRWATVVTLALLALCAVRVFLTPGVLERATNATGFTLAGFVGMTAIGILLQITYAPYVSDYTRYMPAHAASRRSTLWFTYWGSVLGSVLPMFLGIVMGIAVADDAIAGLDTVLGGTLSAVVLCSFAVIVVHVNSMNLYGTSLCLVTAAQTFRHTWLPGRLTRTALIAGPLALGLTLALAFQDTFLASYTDFLAILQYVLIPWTAINLVDYYLIRRGNYHVPSFFAPGGGVYGRINGPAVLVYAVSFALEIPFMHTSAYTGPVASALDGIDLSWAVGLAVPTVAYWFIARRRTAPDLLPTTAPALPQEGS; encoded by the coding sequence ATGAAGCACCCCGCCCCCGGAGCCGGTCCCGCCGGCTCCGGAGCCCCCCACCCCGCCGCCACCGCCGGAACCGGCCCCCACGCCGGGTCCGGCGGCCCGGCCCACCACCTCGTCGAGGGCCGCACCATCGACGCCGTACCGGAGACCGAACGGCACGGCCGCCCCCGTGACCTGTTCGCCGTCTGGTTCGCCGCCAACATCAGCCCGCTGACCATCGTCTCCGGCACCATCGCCCCGCTCGTCTTCGGCCTCGGCCTGTGGCCCGCCGTCGCCGCCGTGACCCTCGGCAACCTGCTCGGCGGCTTCCTGATGGCCCTGCACGCGGCGCAGGGCCCGCGGCTCGGCGTCCCCCAGATGATCCAGAGCCGCGGCCAGTTCGGCAGTCACGGCTCGCTGCTCGTCACGCTCGTCGTCGTCTTCATGTACGCGGGCTGGTTCGCGTCCAACCTGGTCATCGCCGGGCAGGCGCTGAACCGGTCGGTGCCCGCCGTGGACACCTCCGGCTGGCTGGTGCTGTGCGCGCTGGCCGGGCTGGTCGTCGCGGTCGTCGGCTACCGCCTGATCCACCGCGTCGGCCGCTGGGCCACCGTCGTCACCCTCGCCCTGCTCGCCCTGTGCGCCGTACGGGTGTTCCTGACCCCCGGCGTCCTCGAACGCGCCACGAACGCCACCGGCTTCACCCTCGCCGGCTTCGTCGGCATGACCGCGATCGGCATCCTGCTCCAGATCACCTACGCCCCGTACGTCTCGGACTACACCCGCTACATGCCCGCGCACGCCGCGTCCCGCCGCTCCACCCTGTGGTTCACCTACTGGGGCAGCGTCCTGGGCAGCGTGCTGCCGATGTTCCTCGGCATCGTCATGGGCATCGCGGTCGCGGACGACGCGATCGCCGGACTGGACACCGTGCTCGGCGGCACCCTCTCCGCCGTCGTGCTGTGCTCCTTCGCCGTCATCGTCGTCCACGTCAACTCCATGAACCTGTACGGCACTTCCCTGTGCCTGGTGACCGCCGCCCAGACGTTCCGGCACACCTGGCTGCCGGGCCGCCTGACCCGTACGGCGCTGATCGCGGGCCCGCTCGCCCTCGGCCTCACCCTCGCCCTGGCCTTCCAGGACACCTTCCTCGCCTCGTACACCGACTTCCTGGCGATCCTCCAGTACGTCCTGATCCCGTGGACCGCCATCAACCTCGTCGACTACTACCTGATCCGGCGCGGGAACTACCACGTACCGTCCTTCTTCGCCCCCGGCGGCGGCGTGTACGGACGCATCAACGGCCCCGCCGTCCTGGTCTACGCCGTCAGCTTCGCGCTGGAGATCCCCTTCATGCACACCTCGGCCTACACCGGGCCGGTCGCCTCGGCCCTCGACGGGATAGACCTCTCCTGGGCCGTGGGCCTGGCGGTCCCCACCGTCGCGTACTGGTTCATCGCCCGCCGCCGCACCGCACCCGACCTGCTCCCCACCACGGCCCCCGCCCTCCCCCAGGAAGGCTCCTGA
- the map gene encoding type I methionyl aminopeptidase translates to MIEILNAARLDRARGAGALVGDILHTLKQRSAVGTNLLDIDQWAKEMITEAGAQSCYVDYAPSFGRGPFGHYICTAVNDGVLHGRPHNYTLADGDLLTLDLAVSLRGVAADAAISFLVGEARPAESVALIETTERALAAGIAAAEPGARIGDLSHAIGTVLSEAGYPINTEFGGHGIGSTMHQDPHVANTGRPGRGYKLRPGLLLALEPWIMTDTATLVTDADGWTLRSATGCRTAHSEHTIAITDDGAEILTLPSRARA, encoded by the coding sequence ATGATCGAGATCCTGAACGCCGCGCGGCTCGACCGGGCGAGGGGCGCCGGCGCCCTGGTCGGAGACATCCTCCACACGCTGAAGCAGCGCAGCGCGGTCGGGACGAACCTGCTGGACATCGACCAGTGGGCCAAGGAGATGATCACCGAGGCGGGGGCGCAGTCCTGCTACGTCGACTACGCGCCGTCCTTCGGACGCGGCCCGTTCGGGCACTACATCTGCACGGCCGTCAACGACGGGGTGCTCCACGGCCGGCCGCACAACTACACGCTGGCGGACGGGGATCTGCTGACCCTCGACCTCGCCGTGTCCCTGCGCGGGGTGGCCGCGGACGCCGCGATCAGCTTCCTGGTGGGCGAGGCCCGGCCCGCGGAGAGCGTCGCGCTGATCGAGACGACCGAACGCGCACTCGCCGCCGGCATCGCCGCCGCCGAGCCCGGGGCGCGCATCGGCGACCTCTCGCACGCCATCGGCACCGTCCTCAGCGAGGCGGGCTACCCGATCAACACCGAGTTCGGCGGTCACGGCATCGGCTCGACCATGCACCAGGACCCGCACGTCGCGAACACCGGCCGCCCCGGCCGCGGCTACAAGCTGCGCCCCGGACTGCTGCTCGCCCTGGAGCCCTGGATCATGACCGACACCGCCACCCTCGTCACCGACGCCGACGGCTGGACACTGCGCAGCGCGACGGGCTGCCGGACCGCGCACAGCGAGCACACCATCGCCATCACCGACGACGGGGCCGAGATACTCACGCTGCCTTCGCGGGCGCGGGCGTAA
- the upp gene encoding uracil phosphoribosyltransferase, producing the protein MRIHVVDHPLVAHKLTTLRDKRTDSPTFRRLADELVTLLAYEATRDVRTEQVDIETPVTATTGVRLSHPRPLVVPILRAGLGMLDGMVRLLPTAEVGFMGMVRNEETYEAHTYATRMPDDLSGRQVYVVDPMLATGGTLVAAIRELINRGADDVTAICLLAAPEGVEVMERELAGAPVTVVTAAVDECLDPDRYIVPGLGDAGDRMYGTAG; encoded by the coding sequence ATGCGGATCCACGTCGTCGACCACCCGCTGGTGGCGCACAAACTCACTACCCTGCGCGACAAGCGCACCGATTCCCCGACCTTCCGGCGTCTCGCCGACGAGCTGGTCACCCTGCTCGCGTACGAGGCCACCCGCGATGTGCGGACCGAGCAGGTCGACATCGAGACCCCGGTGACGGCGACCACCGGAGTGCGGCTGTCCCACCCCCGCCCGCTGGTCGTACCGATCCTGCGGGCCGGTCTGGGGATGCTGGACGGCATGGTCCGGCTGCTGCCCACGGCCGAGGTCGGCTTCATGGGAATGGTCCGCAACGAGGAGACGTACGAGGCCCACACGTACGCCACGCGGATGCCGGACGACCTCTCGGGCCGCCAGGTGTACGTGGTCGACCCGATGCTGGCCACCGGCGGCACGCTGGTCGCGGCGATCCGCGAGCTGATCAACCGCGGTGCGGACGACGTCACCGCGATCTGCCTGCTGGCGGCGCCCGAGGGCGTCGAGGTGATGGAGCGCGAGCTGGCCGGCGCGCCGGTGACGGTCGTCACGGCGGCCGTGGACGAGTGCCTGGACCCCGACCGCTACATCGTCCCCGGCCTGGGTGACGCGGGCGACCGGATGTACGGCACGGCGGGCTGA
- a CDS encoding pyridoxamine 5'-phosphate oxidase family protein encodes MSTIPDLRAEAARLLHTNRYLTLGTAGPDGTPWAVPVTYAWDDADHFYWWSASDAVHSRNIAANPAVSLLVFDSQVADSEAQALYGEGTAHALAPADLPSALAVFYARRYPDPAVRARRAREPAEFQDGSPKRFYCATVHAYSALTPDPHPVHGNTVPHRVTFPFTTAWAKAYEPG; translated from the coding sequence ATGTCCACCATCCCCGACTTACGCGCCGAGGCGGCCCGCCTCCTGCACACCAACCGCTATCTCACCCTCGGGACCGCCGGACCCGACGGCACCCCCTGGGCCGTCCCCGTCACCTACGCCTGGGACGACGCGGACCACTTCTACTGGTGGTCCGCGTCGGACGCGGTGCACTCCCGCAACATCGCCGCCAATCCCGCCGTCTCGCTCCTGGTCTTCGACTCCCAGGTGGCCGACTCCGAGGCACAGGCCCTCTACGGGGAAGGCACCGCGCACGCCCTCGCCCCGGCCGACCTGCCGTCGGCCCTCGCGGTCTTCTACGCCCGCCGCTACCCCGACCCCGCCGTCCGCGCCCGCCGGGCCCGCGAACCCGCCGAGTTCCAGGACGGCTCCCCCAAACGCTTCTACTGCGCCACCGTCCACGCCTACTCGGCCCTGACCCCCGACCCCCACCCGGTCCACGGCAACACGGTGCCCCACCGGGTCACCTTTCCGTTCACCACGGCGTGGGCGAAGGCGTACGAGCCGGGGTGA
- a CDS encoding RNA polymerase sigma factor, whose product MEFAAASLTPARSAVPGPWRALRRRLLTRATAPQHVDGPAPAQRSAARTGPTGPVGPTAHLPGDGPAARLPDESPTITDLYHAHRLSMVRLAVLLVDDRATAEDVVQDAFAALYKRHGERLDEVDNALAYLRTAVVNAARSVLRRRRTARDYTPPHETDAPSAEERVVLDEEHREVLAALGRLTTRRREVLVLRYWGELTEAQIAATLGISRGAVKSIASRALDSLEKMLEARP is encoded by the coding sequence ATGGAGTTCGCCGCCGCGTCCCTCACCCCGGCACGGTCCGCCGTGCCGGGGCCTTGGCGCGCCCTGCGCCGGCGCCTGCTCACCCGCGCCACGGCGCCGCAGCACGTGGACGGCCCGGCGCCCGCCCAGCGGTCCGCCGCCCGGACCGGCCCCACCGGCCCCGTCGGCCCCACCGCGCACCTCCCCGGCGACGGCCCGGCCGCCCGCCTCCCCGACGAGAGCCCCACCATCACGGACCTCTACCACGCCCACCGGCTGTCCATGGTGCGGCTGGCGGTGCTGCTGGTGGACGACCGGGCGACGGCCGAGGACGTCGTCCAGGACGCGTTCGCGGCCCTCTACAAGCGCCACGGCGAACGCCTCGACGAGGTCGACAACGCCCTCGCGTACCTGCGTACCGCCGTGGTCAACGCGGCCCGCTCGGTCCTGCGGCGCCGGCGCACGGCCCGCGACTACACACCCCCGCACGAGACGGACGCGCCCTCCGCCGAGGAACGCGTCGTGCTCGACGAGGAGCACCGCGAGGTCCTCGCCGCCCTCGGCCGCCTGACCACCCGCCGCCGCGAGGTCCTCGTCCTGCGGTACTGGGGCGAACTGACCGAGGCGCAGATCGCGGCCACGCTGGGCATCAGCCGCGGCGCGGTGAAGTCGATCGCCAGCCGCGCGCTGGACTCCCTGGAGAAGATGCTGGAGGCGCGGCCATGA
- a CDS encoding amidase — protein sequence MSGDNDLAGAGAGAGAGAGAGAGASTGTGPTGADTDTGLTFTDATDLAARIRRREVSAREVVRAHLDRIERVNPQVNAIVSLDPEGAMAAAAAADEHLARGGAAGPLHGLPIAFKDTHLTRGMRTTYGSPLRADTVPDEDELLVQRVQAAGAVRIGKTNVPEFGAGSHTFNPVFGVTRNPYDLTRSAGGSSGGAAAALAAGLQPLADGSDMGGSLRNPASFCNVVGLRPTPGRVPSYPAWNPWDTLTVPGPMARTVADAALLLSVMAGPDPRCPVSLEGPGAPFREPLERDLTGLRVAWTPDLGGRVPVDAEVRAVLEPQAEVFRRLGCRVEEDCPDLDGADDVFRILRAHHFDLALGAALDASPEALKPSLAWNIEQGRRLTGPDLARATVCRARLYRSAVDFFTRYDVLLAPVSQVAPFDAAAEYPDTVEGQPQHTYIDWMRSAYFVSVLGVPALSVPAGFTPGGLPVGLQIVGPPRADLAVLRVGATYEAATRHGRRHPDILGKITT from the coding sequence ATGAGTGGTGACAACGATCTCGCCGGAGCCGGAGCCGGAGCCGGAGCCGGAGCCGGAGCCGGAGCCGGAGCCAGCACCGGCACCGGGCCCACCGGTGCCGACACCGACACCGGCCTCACCTTCACCGACGCCACCGACCTCGCCGCCCGCATCCGCCGCCGCGAGGTGTCCGCGCGAGAGGTCGTACGGGCCCACCTGGACCGCATCGAGCGCGTCAACCCGCAGGTGAACGCCATCGTTTCCCTCGACCCCGAAGGAGCGATGGCGGCCGCCGCGGCCGCCGACGAGCACCTGGCGCGCGGCGGGGCGGCCGGGCCCCTGCACGGGCTGCCCATCGCCTTCAAGGACACCCACCTCACCCGGGGCATGCGCACCACGTACGGCTCGCCGCTGCGCGCCGACACCGTCCCCGACGAGGACGAACTGCTCGTCCAGCGCGTCCAGGCCGCCGGGGCGGTCCGCATCGGGAAGACCAACGTGCCGGAGTTCGGCGCCGGTTCGCACACCTTCAACCCCGTCTTCGGCGTGACCCGCAACCCGTACGACCTCACCCGCTCGGCGGGCGGCAGCAGCGGCGGTGCGGCGGCCGCGCTGGCCGCCGGGCTGCAACCCCTCGCCGACGGCTCCGACATGGGCGGTTCGCTGCGCAACCCCGCCTCGTTCTGCAACGTCGTCGGGCTGCGCCCCACCCCCGGCCGGGTGCCGTCGTACCCGGCGTGGAACCCGTGGGACACGCTGACCGTGCCCGGCCCGATGGCCCGTACGGTCGCCGACGCCGCGCTGCTGCTCTCGGTCATGGCGGGGCCCGACCCGCGCTGCCCGGTGAGTCTGGAGGGGCCGGGAGCGCCGTTCCGTGAGCCGCTGGAGCGGGACCTCACCGGGCTGCGCGTGGCCTGGACGCCCGATCTGGGCGGCCGGGTGCCGGTCGACGCCGAGGTGCGGGCGGTGCTGGAGCCGCAGGCGGAGGTGTTCCGGCGGCTGGGCTGCCGGGTGGAGGAGGACTGCCCGGACCTGGACGGCGCCGACGACGTGTTCCGGATTCTGCGGGCCCACCACTTCGACCTCGCGCTCGGCGCGGCGCTCGACGCGTCCCCCGAGGCCCTGAAGCCGAGTCTCGCCTGGAACATCGAGCAGGGCCGCCGCCTGACCGGCCCCGACCTGGCCCGTGCCACGGTCTGCCGCGCGCGGCTGTACCGAAGCGCTGTCGACTTCTTCACCCGGTACGACGTGCTGCTGGCGCCGGTGTCCCAGGTCGCGCCGTTCGACGCGGCGGCGGAGTACCCGGACACGGTCGAGGGGCAGCCGCAGCACACCTACATCGACTGGATGCGTTCGGCCTACTTCGTGTCCGTCCTGGGCGTGCCCGCCCTGTCCGTACCGGCGGGCTTCACCCCGGGCGGCCTCCCGGTGGGCCTCCAGATCGTGGGCCCGCCGCGCGCCGACCTGGCCGTCCTGCGGGTCGGGGCCACGTACGAAGCGGCTACGCGGCACGGCCGACGCCATCCGGACATCCTTGGCAAGATCACCACCTGA
- a CDS encoding nucleoside deaminase yields the protein MTASLPDPLHTPAPDPLRDPWTAAMRRALDEAARAPGAGDVPVGAVVLSPDGTVIGTGRNEREATGDPTAHAEVLAIREAARTLRGTRSDGTPPDGGRQAGDWRLTGCTLVVTLEPCTMCAGAIVLSRLDRVVYGAADEKAGAAGSLWDVVRDRRLNHRPEVITDVLATPCADLLTTFFRSR from the coding sequence ATGACCGCCTCCTTGCCCGACCCCCTCCACACCCCGGCGCCCGACCCGCTGCGCGATCCCTGGACCGCGGCGATGCGACGGGCGCTGGACGAGGCTGCCCGTGCCCCCGGGGCCGGTGACGTCCCGGTGGGCGCCGTCGTGCTGTCCCCCGACGGCACGGTCATCGGCACCGGCCGCAACGAACGCGAGGCCACCGGCGACCCGACCGCGCACGCCGAGGTCCTCGCCATCCGCGAGGCGGCCCGCACCCTGCGCGGCACCCGTTCCGACGGCACGCCTCCCGACGGCGGGCGGCAGGCCGGCGACTGGCGGCTGACCGGCTGCACCCTCGTCGTCACCCTGGAGCCGTGCACGATGTGCGCGGGCGCCATCGTCCTGTCCCGCCTGGACCGCGTCGTCTACGGGGCGGCCGACGAGAAGGCGGGCGCCGCCGGCTCCCTGTGGGACGTCGTACGCGACCGCCGCCTCAACCACCGCCCCGAGGTGATCACCGACGTCCTCGCCACCCCCTGCGCCGACCTCCTGACCACCTTCTTCCGCTCCCGCTGA
- a CDS encoding LytR C-terminal domain-containing protein → MSMLTPPGMGGKKYRITGDRYPRMRRPRHRRRIALAITAAVCALALAGWGTLQLIDVFGGRGGTAQAAQDKKKCPDKGGDGTKPAGAMAAGTGKSLPKPADVTVNVFNATARGGLAKTTADELKKRGFKVGKVGNAPPAYDKKIKGTGVLLGAQTTSEGAQKVLGTQLAGAEPKTDTRKTGDVDLLIGDTFKALAEPAAAQKALTALTAQPKTDPRCRK, encoded by the coding sequence ATGAGCATGCTGACGCCCCCTGGCATGGGCGGTAAGAAGTACCGCATCACGGGCGACAGATATCCACGGATGCGCCGCCCCCGTCACCGCCGGCGGATCGCCCTCGCGATCACCGCCGCCGTCTGCGCCCTGGCCCTGGCCGGCTGGGGCACGTTGCAGCTCATCGACGTCTTCGGCGGCCGGGGCGGTACGGCCCAGGCCGCGCAGGACAAGAAGAAGTGCCCCGACAAGGGCGGGGACGGCACGAAGCCGGCCGGCGCCATGGCGGCCGGTACGGGCAAGTCGCTGCCGAAGCCCGCCGACGTCACCGTCAACGTCTTCAACGCGACCGCCCGCGGCGGACTCGCCAAGACGACCGCGGACGAGCTGAAGAAGCGCGGCTTCAAGGTCGGCAAGGTGGGCAACGCCCCGCCCGCCTACGACAAGAAGATCAAGGGCACCGGCGTACTGCTGGGCGCGCAGACGACGTCCGAGGGCGCCCAGAAGGTGCTGGGCACGCAGCTCGCCGGCGCGGAGCCGAAGACCGACACCCGTAAGACGGGCGACGTCGATCTGCTCATCGGCGACACGTTCAAGGCGCTGGCCGAGCCGGCCGCGGCCCAGAAGGCGCTCACCGCGCTGACGGCGCAGCCCAAGACGGACCCGCGCTGCCGCAAGTGA